The Pseudodesulfovibrio sediminis genome includes the window CCGCCCCGGGCTACTCCGCCCGTCGCGAAAACCGGGTCCACCTCAAGGAGGCACTCCTCTCCGGCGTCTGGCAGGATGCGGATGACATACCAGCCTTGCCCCATGAATCCGTTGTGGTTCAGTACACCGACAAAGCCGCCGCCATCATGGAGGAACGACGCATCCTGCACACCGACGTGCAAAAGGTCCTCTACGCAGCATCGCAGTCAGGCAAGCGATTCGTTCACTCCGAATCCGGCCATCTGCTGGCTTCGTTCAGACCGGTTGTCGTGACCTATTGGGTGGAATATGAACCCGTTGACGATGGATATCTGGTCCACAAGTCCTGGTCTCACCGCATGCATATCAAAGGAGCCAAAGCATGAGCGTCATAAGAGTCCCTGAAGCAGATGCCGCTGGCTGGGAATGTGCGTCCTGTGGCGAGAAACTGGTCACCAAAGTTGTCGAGCTGGTATACCTGGACGCCAAATTCGATGTTGAACTCCCCACGTGCAGCAAGTGCGGACAGGTCTTGATCACGGAGAACCTCGCACTCGGTAAAATGCAGCAAGTGGAGCGAATGCTGGAGGACAAGTAGCCGTGGTTGATACGCGTCCTTTATGGGAACAGCCCGTGCTGCAACAGGCCGCCGGAGACACGTTG containing:
- a CDS encoding DVU_1557 family redox protein: MSVIRVPEADAAGWECASCGEKLVTKVVELVYLDAKFDVELPTCSKCGQVLITENLALGKMQQVERMLEDK